The following coding sequences are from one Verrucosispora sp. WMMD573 window:
- a CDS encoding cellulase family glycosylhydrolase: MSLKQTVRGVALAVSVAVGLSAAATTTAATAASYHTSSPLAAAAAAPTADWLHTEGNKIVDSAGNQVWLTGVNWFGFNATERVFHGLWGGNIETITRQMAERGMNIVRVPVSTQLLLEWKAGQTVMPNVNLAANPELAGMNNLQIFDYWLDLCEKYGLKVMLDVHSAEADNSGHIYPVWWKGTITPELFYQGWEWVTARYRTNDTIVAMDIKNEPHGAPNNPPRAKWDSSTDQDNFKHACETAGRRILAINPHLLILCEGIEVYPRPGETWNSPNTDPDLSPNYYYNWWGGNLRGAKDHPINLGANQDQLVYSPHDYGPLVYEQPWFQGEFDKTSLTNDVWRPNWLYIHEDNTAPLLVGEWGGRLGQDARQDKWLKALRDLMGEYGIHHTFWCLNPNSGDTGGLLLNDWKTWDEAKYNQILKPVLWQHNGRFVSLDHQVRLGGNASTTGISLTERYADGSQDDDVAPTAPGRPAVSDLTATAATVSWAASTDNVGVTSYEVLRATGTGPAAVVATVSGTSYRAVNLTAETSYTFTVRARDAAGNVSALSPARTVTTLPGVGGGGCAATYTVSNAWQGGFQGQIAVKNSGASPTNSWRVTWTNPSGTSISSVWNGKWIVADSRNTVSNEPYNGQLAAGATTTFGFTGTGAGTVPADLTCSAS, from the coding sequence ATGTCTCTGAAACAAACAGTGCGCGGCGTTGCGCTGGCGGTGTCTGTGGCCGTCGGTCTGTCGGCTGCCGCGACCACCACGGCAGCCACGGCCGCCTCTTATCACACGTCGTCTCCATTGGCGGCCGCCGCCGCAGCTCCGACCGCCGATTGGCTGCACACCGAAGGCAACAAGATCGTTGACTCTGCCGGCAATCAGGTTTGGCTGACCGGTGTGAACTGGTTTGGCTTCAACGCCACGGAGCGGGTCTTCCACGGTCTGTGGGGCGGTAACATCGAGACGATCACCCGCCAGATGGCGGAGCGCGGTATGAACATTGTCCGGGTGCCGGTCTCCACTCAGCTGCTGCTGGAGTGGAAGGCTGGGCAGACGGTGATGCCGAATGTCAACCTCGCGGCAAACCCGGAACTGGCCGGGATGAACAACCTGCAGATCTTTGACTACTGGTTGGACCTGTGCGAGAAGTACGGCCTGAAGGTCATGCTCGACGTGCACAGCGCCGAGGCCGACAACTCCGGTCACATCTACCCGGTATGGTGGAAGGGCACGATCACGCCGGAGTTGTTCTACCAGGGCTGGGAGTGGGTCACCGCTCGGTACCGGACCAACGACACGATCGTCGCGATGGACATCAAGAACGAGCCGCACGGCGCCCCGAACAACCCGCCGCGCGCCAAATGGGACTCCAGTACGGACCAGGACAACTTCAAGCACGCCTGCGAGACGGCCGGAAGGCGGATCCTGGCGATCAACCCGCACCTGCTGATCCTGTGCGAAGGCATCGAGGTCTACCCACGTCCAGGCGAGACGTGGAACTCGCCGAACACTGACCCGGACCTCAGCCCCAACTACTACTACAACTGGTGGGGTGGAAACCTGCGCGGCGCCAAGGATCACCCGATCAACCTGGGCGCGAACCAGGACCAGCTCGTCTACTCCCCGCACGACTACGGGCCGCTGGTGTATGAGCAGCCGTGGTTCCAGGGCGAGTTCGACAAGACCTCGTTGACCAACGATGTGTGGCGGCCAAATTGGCTCTACATCCACGAGGACAACACGGCACCGCTGCTGGTCGGTGAGTGGGGCGGCCGCCTCGGCCAGGACGCGCGGCAGGACAAGTGGCTCAAGGCACTGCGGGACCTGATGGGCGAATACGGCATACACCACACCTTCTGGTGCCTGAACCCGAACTCCGGCGACACTGGCGGCCTCCTGCTCAACGACTGGAAGACCTGGGACGAGGCCAAGTACAACCAGATCCTGAAGCCGGTGCTCTGGCAGCACAACGGCAGGTTTGTCAGCCTCGACCACCAGGTACGCCTGGGCGGCAACGCCTCGACCACCGGCATCAGCCTGACCGAGCGTTACGCCGACGGCAGCCAGGACGATGACGTCGCGCCGACGGCACCGGGCCGTCCCGCCGTAAGTGACCTGACGGCCACGGCGGCCACCGTGAGCTGGGCCGCGTCCACCGACAACGTTGGTGTGACCTCCTACGAGGTGCTGCGCGCCACCGGCACTGGCCCGGCGGCGGTGGTCGCCACCGTCTCTGGCACCTCGTACCGGGCGGTCAACCTCACCGCCGAGACCAGCTATACGTTCACCGTGCGCGCCCGGGATGCCGCTGGCAACGTCTCGGCACTCTCGCCGGCCCGCACCGTAACCACCCTGCCTGGTGTCGGTGGAGGCGGGTGCGCTGCCACGTACACGGTGAGCAACGCCTGGCAGGGTGGATTCCAGGGCCAGATCGCGGTGAAGAACTCCGGTGCCAGCCCGACCAATAGCTGGAGGGTCACCTGGACCAACCCGAGCGGCACCAGCATCTCGTCGGTCTGGAACGGGAAGTGGATCGTCGCCGACAGCAGAAACACCGTCAGTAACGAACCATACAACGGTCAGTTGGCTGCTGGCGCCACCACCACATTCGGTTTCACCGGCACCGGAGCGGGCACCGTACCTGCCGACCTGACCTGCTCGGCGTCATGA
- a CDS encoding IS701 family transposase, with the protein MTPDELSVVRQRLEAFAADVFTPLVRSDQRAKGGTYLRGLLLDGRRKSMQPMADRLGVDHQGLQQFVTASTWDTTAVRMRLAARAVDVVEPVAWVVDDTGFPKDGKSSPGVARQYSGTLGKVANCQIGVSVHAVTDTASCPLDWRLFVPTSWDDQAVDEADRPAVATRRTRCGIPEDERHRPKWALVVGMLDELAEHGLRPPLLAADAGYGDNSQFRSALDQRGIGYVMQVKGDALAHKPEVQPVPRVWSGRGRPPIRTDPRYPKTAVSLVEHIRAASRQAAETITWREGSKGTMSSQFVFLRVRPAGHRVARDPDGLLPERWLIAQWPDDETEPVKYWLSSLPATTSHTDLVRYGKIRWRIEHDYRELKTALGLDHFEGRSWTGWHRHVTLVTAAHLFITELRLDPKADAPA; encoded by the coding sequence GTGACCCCTGACGAGCTTTCCGTTGTGCGGCAACGGCTTGAGGCGTTCGCCGCAGATGTGTTCACCCCGTTGGTGCGGTCGGATCAGCGGGCAAAGGGTGGCACGTATCTGCGGGGGCTGCTGTTGGACGGGCGGCGTAAGTCGATGCAGCCGATGGCGGATCGGCTTGGGGTGGATCATCAGGGGTTGCAGCAGTTCGTGACGGCGTCGACCTGGGACACCACGGCGGTGCGGATGCGGCTGGCCGCGCGGGCGGTCGATGTGGTCGAGCCGGTGGCGTGGGTGGTCGACGACACCGGCTTCCCGAAGGACGGCAAGAGTTCGCCGGGTGTGGCCAGGCAGTACTCCGGCACGTTGGGCAAGGTGGCGAACTGCCAGATCGGGGTGAGTGTCCACGCCGTCACCGACACCGCCTCGTGTCCTCTGGACTGGCGGCTGTTCGTGCCGACCTCGTGGGACGACCAAGCCGTTGACGAGGCTGACCGGCCCGCGGTGGCTACTCGCCGGACCCGTTGCGGGATACCCGAGGACGAGCGCCATCGCCCGAAGTGGGCGCTGGTGGTGGGGATGCTCGACGAACTGGCCGAGCACGGCCTGCGCCCGCCACTGCTGGCAGCGGACGCTGGCTACGGAGACAACAGCCAGTTCCGCAGCGCCCTGGACCAGCGGGGAATCGGCTACGTCATGCAGGTCAAAGGCGACGCCCTCGCCCACAAGCCAGAGGTGCAACCGGTGCCGCGGGTGTGGTCCGGGCGGGGTCGCCCACCCATCCGCACCGACCCGCGCTACCCCAAGACGGCGGTCAGCCTGGTCGAGCACATTCGCGCCGCCAGCCGTCAGGCTGCGGAGACGATCACCTGGCGGGAAGGCTCGAAGGGCACGATGAGTTCCCAGTTCGTCTTCCTACGGGTCCGGCCGGCCGGGCATCGCGTCGCCCGTGACCCGGACGGTCTCCTGCCCGAGCGGTGGCTGATCGCCCAGTGGCCGGACGACGAGACCGAGCCGGTCAAGTACTGGCTGTCCAGCCTGCCCGCCACCACCAGCCACACCGATCTTGTCCGCTACGGCAAAATCCGCTGGCGCATCGAACACGACTACCGCGAACTGAAGACCGCCCTCGGCCTGGACCACTTCGAAGGCCGCTCCTGGACCGGCTGGCACCGCCACGTCACCCTGGTCACCGCCGCGCACCTGTTCATCACCGAACTGCGTCTGGACCCAAAAGCGGATGCGCCGGCCTGA
- a CDS encoding LacI family DNA-binding transcriptional regulator: protein MRAHPTVQQIAAAADVSPATVSRVLTGSVRVTTGVRQRVYAAMTQLGYVGRDVRKPESRKPPAVGLVVGQPTARVFADPFFARLAAGAEAELAVHGSPMPILTVTRDNLPAIERYLLTGGADGVLLLGEYGRRQVARAMAVSGVPARAIGRPTDGVDLPYVDVDNRGGARMAVQHLLRSGRRHIASIAGPRDMPAAVDRLAGYHEAMAEAGIEPTAIAYGDFTQASGMHAMQWLTRRLPRVDAVFVASDAMAVGALHALRRAGRTVPDDVAVIGFDDAPIATLIQPALTTVRQPVEQLGRIACRLLLADVTKEKPASGTVILPTELIHRRSA from the coding sequence ATGCGCGCGCATCCGACCGTTCAACAGATCGCCGCTGCGGCCGACGTGTCGCCGGCTACCGTGTCCCGGGTGCTCACCGGCTCGGTCCGGGTTACAACCGGCGTACGGCAGCGTGTCTACGCGGCGATGACACAGCTGGGTTACGTAGGTCGCGATGTCCGCAAGCCGGAATCGCGCAAACCTCCGGCCGTGGGTCTGGTGGTGGGCCAGCCGACGGCCCGCGTGTTCGCCGACCCGTTCTTCGCGCGGTTGGCCGCGGGCGCTGAAGCCGAACTGGCGGTACACGGCTCGCCGATGCCTATTCTCACCGTGACGCGCGACAACCTACCGGCAATCGAGCGCTATCTGCTCACCGGCGGAGCTGACGGGGTTCTCCTGCTCGGCGAGTACGGCCGAAGGCAGGTGGCGCGCGCAATGGCCGTCTCCGGTGTGCCGGCCCGCGCCATCGGTCGACCGACCGATGGCGTCGACCTTCCCTACGTGGACGTGGACAACCGAGGTGGCGCACGCATGGCAGTGCAGCACCTGCTGCGTTCAGGCCGTCGTCACATCGCCTCGATCGCGGGGCCACGCGACATGCCTGCCGCCGTGGATCGCCTCGCGGGGTACCACGAGGCGATGGCGGAGGCCGGCATCGAACCGACCGCCATCGCATATGGCGACTTCACTCAGGCCTCAGGTATGCACGCCATGCAGTGGCTGACACGTCGGTTACCGAGAGTCGACGCGGTTTTTGTCGCGTCGGATGCGATGGCAGTCGGAGCACTACACGCACTCCGACGAGCCGGTCGCACCGTGCCCGACGACGTGGCAGTGATTGGCTTCGACGACGCTCCCATAGCCACGCTGATCCAGCCGGCTCTGACCACCGTTCGCCAACCGGTCGAGCAGCTGGGCAGGATCGCCTGCCGCCTGCTGCTGGCCGATGTAACCAAGGAAAAGCCCGCCAGTGGCACCGTCATCCTTCCCACCGAACTCATCCATCGCCGGTCCGCCTGA
- a CDS encoding serine/threonine-protein kinase encodes MAPSSFPPNSSIAGPPDRRRPACWPTYGETLGDRYRLLEPIGAGGMSVIWRAVDLELGRHVAIKIPEPEQGVPVDLDALVRNEARTVAALSHPDVVVVHDVGQASRPDGTTVTYLVLQMLAGESLLDVLTTGPLGWHRAAGIGARLARVLAAVHTHGVVHRDVTPDNVMVDGNNVKLLDFGIAARVGDRPTRSWTLGTPPYLAPERLADAPADPAADIYSLGALLVEMLTGQPPDGSVSLSADIPEELTQLCRRCLDPEPIRRPSAAETAADLQALTGPVPSTSPASERIRRDTTPIDTAATAVPGPVGDEQRRSGLSIAVAAMLAATAVAVTTVVVLLAASPSPQHPAPSTPPEVARPSVSPSPASPPPTSEPARRRIEPHQGTRTGRTTLPPTTIAGTTPKVTTPAASSVLSVTRAADELRDLLRRDVLEGAVTAHAAQKIGAQVDNVVNNQGALPENQAQLVADLRRSVADEIRNGGVSTGAATTLDAAVERVAEAVNVSATASG; translated from the coding sequence GTGGCACCGTCATCCTTCCCACCGAACTCATCCATCGCCGGTCCGCCTGATCGACGCAGACCCGCTTGCTGGCCGACCTACGGCGAAACGCTCGGTGACCGCTACCGGCTGTTGGAACCGATCGGCGCCGGCGGCATGTCAGTGATCTGGCGTGCGGTCGACCTGGAACTTGGCCGACATGTCGCAATCAAGATTCCGGAACCGGAGCAAGGAGTACCTGTCGATCTGGACGCACTCGTCCGCAACGAGGCACGGACGGTAGCCGCGCTTTCGCATCCCGACGTGGTCGTCGTACATGACGTAGGCCAAGCGAGCAGGCCCGACGGCACAACGGTGACCTATCTCGTCCTGCAGATGCTGGCCGGTGAGTCCCTGCTCGACGTCCTGACCACCGGCCCGCTCGGCTGGCACCGGGCGGCCGGGATAGGCGCCCGGCTGGCCAGGGTGCTGGCCGCCGTCCACACGCATGGCGTGGTCCATCGCGACGTCACGCCGGACAACGTGATGGTGGACGGCAACAACGTCAAACTGCTCGACTTCGGAATCGCTGCTCGGGTCGGGGACCGCCCGACGCGAAGCTGGACACTCGGTACACCTCCGTACCTCGCACCCGAGCGTCTCGCCGACGCTCCCGCTGATCCGGCGGCTGACATCTACTCCCTGGGCGCCTTGCTCGTCGAAATGCTCACCGGGCAGCCACCCGACGGCTCTGTCAGCCTGTCTGCCGACATCCCCGAGGAGTTGACGCAGCTGTGCCGGCGGTGTCTGGACCCCGAGCCGATCCGGCGGCCCTCCGCCGCTGAGACGGCCGCCGACCTGCAAGCCTTGACAGGTCCGGTGCCATCCACGTCCCCGGCATCGGAAAGGATCCGCCGGGACACCACCCCCATCGACACAGCGGCAACAGCGGTTCCGGGACCAGTCGGCGACGAGCAGAGAAGGAGCGGGCTCTCGATCGCCGTAGCGGCGATGCTGGCCGCGACAGCCGTGGCGGTGACCACGGTCGTTGTCCTGCTCGCCGCGTCTCCGTCCCCGCAGCATCCGGCACCCTCGACCCCACCGGAGGTCGCCAGGCCGTCGGTGTCCCCGTCACCAGCTTCCCCGCCCCCTACGAGTGAGCCCGCGAGGCGGAGGATCGAGCCGCATCAGGGGACACGGACGGGTCGAACGACTTTACCGCCGACGACCATCGCAGGGACTACGCCGAAGGTCACCACACCCGCCGCCTCTTCAGTCCTCTCCGTCACCCGAGCGGCCGACGAGCTACGTGATCTGCTACGCCGCGATGTCCTCGAGGGCGCCGTCACTGCACACGCGGCGCAAAAGATCGGTGCACAGGTGGACAACGTGGTGAACAACCAGGGCGCTCTGCCGGAAAACCAGGCACAGCTGGTCGCCGACCTCCGCCGCAGCGTCGCCGACGAGATCCGGAACGGCGGCGTCTCGACAGGAGCGGCCACCACGCTGGACGCTGCCGTCGAGCGTGTCGCCGAGGCTGTGAACGTCAGCGCCACGGCATCCGGCTGA